The genomic interval AATGCGAATCCGCTGTAACAATTACCCTCACCGGCATCAGGAAGATATTCTGCATTGCTAATCGTGAATTCACCGTTCTCATCAGTCATTACCTCTATCACTGTACCATCAGGTTTATGGCAAGTAACTGTTTTATTGGCTACACCCTGACCGTATGAATCCATCAACATCCCTGAAAAGGACCCGTTT from Methanobrevibacter sp. carries:
- a CDS encoding carboxypeptidase-like regulatory domain-containing protein, with amino-acid sequence MERKSYMLIALLLAFVVCIGVFLYQYNNDVATFIIVNETQVVENGSFSGMLMDSYGQGVANKTVTCHKPDGTVIEVMTDENGEFTISNAEYLPDAGEGNCYSGFAFEGDGKYLGCTYEGNVTVTAK